The following coding sequences are from one Treponema bryantii window:
- a CDS encoding aspartate carbamoyltransferase regulatory subunit, with translation MLNVNTIKNGLVIDHIHAGSGWEIYQWLGLDKAPFTSCLIQNVSSEKSGKKDIIKIDNIINIDYSVLGFIDPDICVNVIENEKIVRKINMELPSRVQGVFKCKNPRCITQTEHYVKPTFILTDKSKGVYRCEYCDTLYLAGGKNK, from the coding sequence ATGTTGAACGTAAATACAATTAAAAACGGACTTGTTATAGATCACATTCATGCCGGTTCTGGCTGGGAAATCTACCAGTGGCTCGGACTCGATAAAGCTCCTTTTACATCCTGCCTCATTCAGAATGTTTCTTCTGAAAAGTCTGGCAAAAAGGATATCATCAAAATCGATAATATTATCAATATTGATTATTCAGTGCTCGGTTTTATTGATCCGGATATCTGCGTAAACGTAATTGAAAACGAAAAAATCGTACGCAAAATCAACATGGAACTTCCAAGTCGTGTACAGGGTGTTTTCAAATGCAAGAATCCACGCTGTATTACACAGACTGAGCATTATGTAAAACCAACTTTTATTCTTACAGATAAATCAAAAGGTGTTTACCGCTGCGAATATTGCGATACATTATATTTGGCTGGTGGCAAGAATAAATAA
- a CDS encoding dihydroorotase: MSRVVLIYNARLLDESMDTPGAVLVMDGKIRSVFQGYYTNSETLEKMAHSVLAEDGVDEKTSIELHNAHGLTLTPAFIDMHVHLRYPGQTQKEDLTSGLHAAAAGGYGTIVAMPNTNPVVSSIEMAMKIEREAAAIGLTHLFQTVSLTKNFGGTDTSHLDFVEKQYVPVITEDGRDVPTSGVMLEAMTKAGEKGLIVSCHSEDMTLGPLAKPFRAEALEIMKGVGLSAWGTGDEDFDADDEANAEALDRIDLALTKANEILALAEDVATVRNIMLAKEADCHVHIAHVSTAVSINAVREAKNELYDEEMDYNADEADAAYQAFEDGEKFAPTTRTEKGFSVSCEVTPHHLALCGTDEPYIRALVNPPLRSEDDRVAVLEALRDGTVDVISTDHAPHTLDDKAAGAPGFTGLETAYGVCNSVLVKDNQFNPRRLSQLMSAAPARLLGLHKGLLRAGYDADLTIVDPDEEWTVDSSKFYSKGKATPFEGRTLTGKVKYLFIDGRLVFES; encoded by the coding sequence ATGAGCAGAGTAGTTTTAATTTATAATGCGCGTCTTCTGGACGAAAGTATGGACACTCCAGGTGCTGTTCTTGTAATGGACGGAAAGATTCGTTCTGTATTTCAGGGCTATTACACCAATTCAGAGACTCTCGAAAAAATGGCACACTCAGTACTTGCCGAAGACGGAGTTGATGAAAAGACTTCAATCGAACTCCATAATGCGCATGGACTTACTCTGACTCCTGCTTTTATTGATATGCATGTACATCTGCGTTATCCGGGACAAACTCAGAAAGAGGATTTGACCTCCGGACTTCACGCAGCTGCTGCTGGTGGTTACGGTACCATCGTTGCAATGCCAAATACAAATCCTGTTGTTTCTTCTATTGAAATGGCAATGAAGATTGAGCGGGAAGCTGCAGCAATCGGGCTTACACATCTTTTTCAGACAGTAAGTCTTACAAAGAATTTTGGAGGCACAGATACTTCTCATCTTGATTTTGTAGAAAAACAATATGTTCCGGTAATTACCGAAGATGGCCGTGATGTTCCAACTTCTGGTGTTATGCTTGAAGCAATGACTAAGGCTGGTGAAAAAGGTCTGATTGTAAGCTGTCACAGTGAAGATATGACTCTCGGTCCACTGGCAAAACCATTCCGTGCAGAAGCTCTTGAAATTATGAAGGGCGTTGGTCTTTCTGCATGGGGAACCGGCGATGAAGATTTTGATGCTGATGACGAAGCAAATGCTGAAGCTTTGGACCGCATTGATTTAGCTTTGACTAAAGCAAACGAAATCCTTGCCCTTGCTGAAGATGTAGCAACAGTTCGTAACATCATGCTTGCAAAAGAGGCTGACTGCCATGTTCATATTGCTCACGTAAGTACTGCAGTTTCTATCAATGCAGTTCGTGAAGCAAAGAATGAACTTTATGATGAAGAAATGGATTATAACGCAGACGAAGCAGATGCTGCATATCAGGCATTTGAAGACGGCGAAAAGTTTGCTCCAACTACAAGAACCGAAAAAGGCTTTTCTGTTTCCTGTGAAGTAACACCACATCATCTTGCTCTTTGTGGAACAGATGAACCATATATCAGAGCTCTTGTAAATCCACCATTGCGCAGCGAGGATGACCGCGTTGCTGTACTTGAAGCACTCCGCGATGGAACTGTTGATGTAATTTCTACTGATCATGCTCCTCATACGCTGGATGATAAAGCTGCAGGTGCTCCTGGTTTCACTGGTCTTGAAACTGCTTACGGCGTATGTAACAGCGTTCTCGTAAAAGACAATCAGTTTAATCCACGCCGCTTAAGTCAGTTGATGTCGGCTGCTCCGGCTCGTCTGCTTGGACTTCATAAGGGACTTTTGAGAGCCGGCTACGATGCAGACCTCACAATTGTAGATCCGGATGAAGAATGGACAGTAGACAGTTCTAAATTCTACAGTAAAGGAAAGGCAACTCCATTTGAAGGCCGTACACTTACTGGTAAGGTAAAATATCTCTTTATAGATGGCCGACTGGTGTTTGAAAGTTAA
- a CDS encoding helix-turn-helix transcriptional regulator, giving the protein MKNSIGNNIKYYRKQLGLTQEELAGQLFVTSQAVSKWESDAGLPDTAQIVPLAKVLNISTDAIFGLEQGNYDDLAAAKVHEKFRELRSQIDKRKGALESCEYLLSECEANPLNFEIYMNFVQSVANLSRNIENFGEYKKGMNETFDKYFDEALKKSVQVIRYCKDSNCVEKTHFALSWLYIQRKEYEKAREHIAKLPSAHSNMLRESILAKLEGFENGIEAQLKAQHNNSQSLCLPFNKEFVYSAETYFWNKTESTPAYCEWALNIIFAVCKDPTMKPYCQGFVKDLYAFKICAELKTGLDEAARTDFAEVKKLILDYVDFCAAELEREDLLACYDEKGLLNMKLYTKEDADRRIKELEEKIKKWCGEEALKKVL; this is encoded by the coding sequence ATGAAAAACTCAATTGGAAACAACATCAAATATTACAGAAAGCAGCTTGGTCTTACTCAGGAAGAACTGGCAGGACAGTTGTTTGTAACATCTCAGGCGGTCAGCAAATGGGAAAGTGACGCAGGATTGCCAGATACAGCACAGATTGTTCCGCTTGCAAAAGTCCTTAATATCTCAACAGATGCGATTTTTGGACTTGAGCAGGGAAATTACGATGATCTTGCAGCAGCAAAGGTGCATGAAAAATTCCGCGAACTTCGCAGTCAGATTGATAAAAGAAAGGGTGCGCTGGAATCCTGCGAATATCTTCTTTCTGAATGTGAGGCAAATCCTCTGAACTTTGAAATCTATATGAACTTTGTGCAGAGTGTTGCAAATCTTAGCCGTAACATAGAAAACTTCGGCGAATACAAAAAGGGTATGAACGAAACCTTTGATAAATATTTTGATGAAGCCCTGAAGAAATCAGTTCAGGTAATCAGATACTGCAAGGACAGCAACTGTGTTGAAAAGACTCACTTTGCCCTTTCCTGGCTTTATATACAACGAAAGGAATACGAAAAAGCCCGCGAACATATTGCAAAGCTTCCGAGCGCACACTCAAACATGCTGCGCGAAAGTATTCTTGCAAAACTTGAAGGTTTTGAAAACGGCATAGAAGCCCAGCTCAAGGCGCAGCATAATAACTCGCAGTCGCTTTGTCTTCCTTTCAACAAGGAGTTCGTATATTCTGCAGAAACTTATTTCTGGAATAAAACAGAAAGCACTCCGGCCTATTGTGAATGGGCATTGAACATTATTTTTGCAGTCTGCAAGGATCCGACTATGAAACCATATTGTCAGGGCTTTGTAAAAGATTTGTATGCCTTCAAAATCTGCGCTGAATTAAAGACAGGCCTTGATGAAGCTGCCCGCACAGATTTTGCAGAAGTAAAAAAGCTGATTCTGGACTATGTTGATTTCTGTGCAGCCGAGCTTGAACGGGAAGACCTTCTTGCCTGCTATGATGAAAAAGGACTTCTGAATATGAAGCTCTACACAAAAGAAGATGCCGACCGCCGCATTAAAGAACTTGAAGAAAAAATCAAAAAATGGTGCGGCGAAGAAGCTTTGAAAAAAGTGTTGTAG
- the fabV gene encoding enoyl-ACP reductase FabV, protein MIIKPMVRSNMCLNAHPLGCAKEVENQIAYVKAQKAKRGTKSLKEGGNGPKFVLVLGCSTGYGLASRISAAFEYGADTIGVSFEKAGTETKGGTPGWYNNLAFDRAAKAEGLFTETFSADAFSHETRKMIIDEAKKAGKKFDLIVYSLASPVRSDPDKIDPNSETGAHVLYKSVIKPIGKTYAGLGIDILTDTLKESAAEPANDEEIANTVKVMGGEDWQLWIDQLAAAGVLAEGCRTVAYSYIGPELSHAIYRDGTIGQAKKHLEATAHALNEKLSKELGGAAYVSVNKGLVTRSSAVIPIISLYLSILFKVMKEKGTHEGCIEQMERLFAERLYTGENNAAGKVPVDEENRIRVDDWEMQADVQAEVDKLMSKVNNDNIKEICDLVGYKHDFYATNGFDVEGIDYTADVARMDQI, encoded by the coding sequence ATGATAATCAAACCAATGGTTCGTTCTAACATGTGTCTTAACGCTCATCCTCTTGGATGCGCTAAGGAAGTTGAAAATCAGATTGCTTATGTAAAAGCACAGAAGGCTAAGCGCGGAACAAAGAGCTTGAAAGAGGGCGGAAACGGTCCTAAGTTCGTTCTTGTTTTGGGATGTTCTACAGGTTACGGACTTGCTTCACGCATCTCTGCAGCTTTCGAATACGGTGCAGATACTATCGGTGTTTCTTTTGAAAAGGCCGGAACAGAAACTAAGGGCGGTACACCAGGCTGGTACAACAACCTCGCATTCGACCGCGCTGCTAAGGCAGAAGGCTTGTTTACAGAGACTTTCTCTGCAGATGCTTTCAGTCACGAAACACGCAAAATGATTATTGATGAAGCAAAGAAGGCTGGAAAGAAGTTCGACCTTATCGTTTACAGTTTGGCTTCACCGGTGCGCAGCGACCCGGATAAGATTGACCCTAACAGCGAAACTGGTGCTCACGTACTTTATAAATCAGTTATCAAACCAATTGGTAAAACATACGCAGGTCTTGGAATTGATATTCTTACAGACACTCTTAAAGAGTCTGCTGCTGAACCTGCAAATGACGAAGAAATTGCAAACACTGTAAAAGTAATGGGTGGCGAAGACTGGCAGCTTTGGATTGACCAGCTTGCTGCCGCTGGTGTTCTTGCAGAAGGTTGCCGTACAGTTGCTTATTCGTACATCGGACCAGAGTTGAGCCACGCTATTTACCGCGATGGAACTATCGGACAGGCTAAAAAGCACCTTGAAGCTACTGCCCATGCTTTGAATGAGAAGCTTTCTAAGGAACTCGGTGGTGCTGCTTACGTTTCTGTAAACAAGGGACTCGTAACTCGTTCTTCTGCTGTTATCCCTATCATTTCACTTTACCTTTCTATCCTTTTCAAGGTTATGAAGGAAAAGGGAACTCACGAAGGTTGTATCGAGCAGATGGAACGCCTTTTTGCAGAACGCCTTTACACAGGTGAAAACAATGCTGCTGGCAAGGTTCCGGTTGATGAAGAAAACCGCATCCGCGTAGACGACTGGGAAATGCAGGCAGATGTTCAGGCCGAAGTTGATAAGCTGATGTCTAAGGTAAACAACGACAACATCAAAGAAATCTGTGACCTGGTTGGTTACAAGCATGATTTCTACGCAACAAACGGTTTTGATGTAGAAGGAATCGACTACACAGCTGATGTTGCCAGAATGGATCAGATTTAA
- the pyrB gene encoding aspartate carbamoyltransferase, translating to MLTGRHLIQPDDLSVSEIEEICSLAEQIIVDPKSFQDVCRGKILATLFFEPSTRTRLSFEAAMLRLGGSVEGFSDADNTSTVKGETLADTIRVVSSYADVIAMRTPKEGAALLASKYSACPIINAGDGGHYHPTQTLTDLVTIRQLLGGLENHTVGFCGDLKFGRTVHSLAEALRHFKGNKYIFISPKELSVPDYLITNVLEPAGVQYEIVESLDAVIDQLDVLYMTRVQKERFFNEQDYIRLKDSYILDSEKMKLARKNMIVLHPLPRVNEITPEVDNDPRAAYFKQVKYGMYARMALIAKITGAID from the coding sequence ATGCTAACTGGTCGTCATTTAATTCAGCCGGATGATCTTTCGGTTTCTGAAATCGAAGAAATTTGTTCTTTGGCTGAACAGATTATTGTTGATCCTAAATCATTTCAAGACGTGTGTCGCGGGAAAATTCTTGCGACACTTTTTTTTGAGCCGAGTACTAGAACCCGACTTTCTTTCGAAGCTGCTATGCTTAGACTTGGCGGTTCAGTTGAAGGCTTTTCTGATGCCGACAATACTTCGACAGTAAAGGGAGAAACTCTTGCCGACACAATCCGCGTAGTTTCAAGCTATGCCGATGTAATTGCAATGCGTACTCCAAAAGAGGGTGCAGCGCTGCTTGCAAGCAAGTATTCTGCATGCCCGATTATCAATGCCGGGGACGGTGGACACTATCACCCGACACAAACCCTTACCGACCTTGTAACAATCCGTCAGTTGCTTGGTGGCCTTGAAAATCATACAGTCGGCTTCTGCGGCGACCTTAAGTTTGGACGTACAGTTCACTCACTTGCCGAAGCACTCCGTCACTTTAAGGGAAATAAATACATCTTCATCAGTCCAAAGGAGCTCAGCGTTCCGGACTATCTGATTACAAACGTTCTTGAGCCGGCCGGCGTTCAGTATGAAATTGTTGAGAGCCTCGACGCCGTAATCGACCAGCTCGACGTGCTTTACATGACCCGCGTTCAAAAGGAGCGCTTCTTCAACGAACAGGATTATATCCGTCTTAAGGACAGCTACATTCTTGATTCAGAGAAAATGAAGCTTGCACGCAAGAATATGATCGTTCTTCATCCACTTCCTCGCGTAAACGAAATTACACCAGAAGTTGATAACGACCCACGCGCCGCTTACTTTAAGCAGGTTAAGTACGGTATGTACGCAAGAATGGCTTTGATTGCGAAGATAACTGGAGCTATTGATTAA
- a CDS encoding alpha/beta fold hydrolase, translating to MIVFLLLLIVELVLFFLVKKSLKKKNVKKSCRVLFVFSFIIIFILTIFFAIFPPAKQISVTGKYQFSSTDYWVTENQVDPYLNDGSLRQLQVRKWQPLECSENHPVVIATHGSGGTVDNNGTFYKELASHGYTVLAVVHPGQASSMVYEDGRKTGLSKEFLKQSSSIDPDKDWKTTYKVFSEWMRIRKADLNAVMDDYMEKNGPVNFIMFGHSLGGSAAYAMARSRTDVIGAIALESPFMADVYENSEGEIVFDDSDYTVPLLNVYSDSSYPILKQRKDYKNNAKFLESNNPLYTNIYYEGTVHMGLCDISLISPVLTTLLSGKRQKVNAYEHIQKMNADCLNWIQMIE from the coding sequence ATGATTGTTTTTTTACTGTTACTTATTGTTGAACTGGTTCTCTTTTTTCTTGTAAAGAAAAGTCTGAAAAAAAAGAATGTTAAAAAGAGTTGTCGGGTTCTTTTTGTTTTTTCTTTTATAATAATATTTATTCTGACTATTTTCTTTGCAATTTTTCCACCTGCAAAACAAATTTCTGTAACAGGAAAATATCAGTTTTCCTCGACTGATTATTGGGTAACTGAAAATCAGGTTGATCCATATTTGAATGATGGAAGTCTGCGTCAGCTTCAGGTTAGAAAATGGCAGCCTCTTGAATGCAGTGAAAATCATCCTGTTGTAATTGCGACTCATGGTTCAGGCGGAACTGTGGATAATAACGGTACATTTTATAAAGAACTCGCCAGTCATGGATATACAGTACTTGCTGTTGTGCATCCGGGCCAGGCTTCCAGCATGGTTTATGAAGATGGAAGAAAAACGGGTTTGAGTAAAGAGTTTCTAAAACAGTCATCTTCAATTGACCCGGATAAAGACTGGAAAACTACATATAAAGTCTTTTCAGAATGGATGAGAATCAGAAAAGCAGATTTGAATGCAGTTATGGATGACTACATGGAAAAGAATGGTCCTGTTAATTTTATTATGTTCGGCCATTCTCTTGGTGGTTCTGCAGCATATGCTATGGCTCGTTCAAGAACTGATGTTATTGGGGCTATTGCACTTGAGTCTCCTTTTATGGCAGATGTTTATGAAAACTCGGAAGGTGAAATTGTTTTTGATGACAGCGATTATACTGTTCCTCTTTTGAATGTATATTCTGATTCAAGTTATCCGATTTTGAAGCAAAGAAAAGATTACAAAAATAATGCAAAGTTCTTAGAAAGCAATAATCCTTTGTATACAAATATTTATTATGAAGGGACTGTTCACATGGGGCTTTGCGATATTTCTTTGATTTCTCCAGTTTTGACAACACTGCTCAGTGGCAAACGCCAGAAAGTTAATGCATACGAGCACATTCAAAAAATGAATGCAGATTGTTTAAATTGGATTCAGATGATAGAATAA